One genomic window of Garra rufa chromosome 24, GarRuf1.0, whole genome shotgun sequence includes the following:
- the LOC141300033 gene encoding probable G-protein coupled receptor 141, with the protein MTMNATVSSNITNPAHFTEPFRVALIIIYTVVLLVGITGLTVMISLLKTNIRSLTTIAFLNLMVAHFLFLLTVPFRIYYYAAQKWQLSQGFCKLVSAMVHIHIYMVFTIYSILLTVRFLHFYKKTQRTEFYRRLHGLGASALVWCILLIIMLPLVVKQYGQNNNGTTPKDQCFQFGHLTQEGYVFAINMILCILIITVSCVQTCIQVIVLRAMILKYGPACRSQQEFWVQIKNLSFVLIMLTCLAPYHLFRIQYLKNGKDLNEINEVFLAITGLTCFDMLTFTGKSICKACWT; encoded by the coding sequence ATGACGATGAACGCCACAGTCAGCAGCAACATCACCAACCCGGCCCACTTCACCGAGCCCTTCAGGGTCGCTCTGATTATTATCTACACGGTGGTCCTTCTGGTGGGAATCACAGGTTTAACCGTCATGATCAGCTTGTTAAAAACCAACATTCGCTCGTTAACCACCATCGCCTTCCTGAACTTGATGGTCGCACACTTTCTTTTCCTGCTCACCGTGCCATTCAGAATCTACTACTACGCGGCGCAAAAATGGCAGCTGAGTCAGGGATTCTGTAAACTGGTCAGCGCTATGGTGCATATCCACATATACATGGTGTTTACCATCTATTCCATTCTCCTCACTGTTCGCTTCTTGCATTTCTACAAGAAAACGCAGCGGACTGAGTTCTACAGACGGCTGCACGGACTGGGCGCTAGCGCTTTAGTGTGGTGCATCCTGTTAATCATCATGCTACCCCTCGTGGTAAAACAATACGGACAGAACAACAACGGAACCACACCAAAAGACCAATGCTTCCAATTTGGCCATTTAACACAGGAAGGCTATGTCTTCGCCATAAACATGATTCTGTGCATCTTAATTATCACCGTGTCGTGTGTGCAGACCTGCATCCAGGTGATCGTCCTGCGCGCAATGATACTCAAGTACGGACCCGCCTGCCGCTCCCAGCAGGAGTTTTGGGTCCAAATAAAAAACCTCAGCTTTGTACTCATAATGCTCACCTGCTTGGCACCGTACCACCTTTTTAGGATACAATACCTGAAGAATGGTAAAGACCTTAATGAGATAAACGAAGTGTTTCTGGCCATCACTGGACTTACGTGTTTCGACATGCTGACCTTCACAGGGAAGAGCATTTGTAAAGCGTGCTGGACCTGA